The genomic interval AATTCGTTGTCATCAGAAATGAATGGGAATGTTTCTCTTCCTTCAGTATTAATGCTTTTTCCTAGATTTTCTGGTTTAGAAAATGTTCCATCAAAATTAATAGTCACTTTAAATAAATCAGATTGACCTAGTGTTCCTGGCATGTTGGATGCAAAGTACAACTCTTTGTCATCTGGACTCAAAGCTGGATGCGCAATGCTATAGTCATCACTATTGAAAGGGAGTTCAATAATATTGGTCCATTTATCATTTTCTAGCGATGCTCTGTATATTTTTAATAAAGTTATTTTTTGACTGTCTTTACCTTTTTTTCCATCCAAGAAGTTGTTACGTGTAAAGTACATTGTCTTACCATCTCTAGTAAATATTGGAGTTGATTCGTGAAATTTTGAATTAATTTTGTTTGCAAATCTAACGGGTTTCCCTAAACGGCCATTTGGAGTAACTTCTGCACTATATAAATTGGTAAAAGATTGATTGGTCCATTTAAATACTCTTCTATATACACCTACAGTGTCTCTTGCAGATGCAAATATTAATTTGTTTCCAAAGAAGGCAGTTCCGTAATCTGAGTAGTTTGAGTTTATACCTGCATCTTCAATATTGAAACGACCCGAGTTTGCTTTAATGTCTTCCAGGTAATCTTTATTAGAAGCATATAATTTTGCTCTTTGATCATTACCAGATTTGGCATTAAATTCTTCCAGTACTTTATTAGCTCTTTTGTATTCACCAATAGACTTTAAGCATTGTGAAAATCTATAGTAATATTCAGGTTCTTGGTTTGCATTCATCGCAAATAACTCTTCGTACCATCTACCTGCTTTACTCAATTCAGCATTAAAATAGTAAGCGTTGCCTAATTTTTGGAACATTTTTTCATCCTTATAGCCTTTTTCAGCTACTCGTTCATAAGTTTTAATTGCATCAATAAAGGAAAAACGCTCATATTGTTTGTCAGCAGCTTCAACACTTGCTTTTTGTGAAAACGCTTGAAGTGCTGCTAAGAATAAAAAAGTACTGTATATAATTTTTTTTAATTTCATTTTCTTAATTATTAGAAGAATCTAGGAGAAACGATTCGGTCATATTTATTAAATAATTCGTATCTCAAAAATATCTCATGTGACCCTGAATTATAATGTGCTAATTTGGTCGTTTCTAAATCGTAACCATAGCCGATAAACCACGAGTCGGTGGCTTGAAAACCGACCATTGCACTAACTGCAGCACTCCATCGGTAAGAAAGGCCAGCGACAAATTTTTCATTCACCATAAAGTTTGCTGAAAGGTCAAGTTGTAACGGTGCTCCTTGCGTTATTTTAGTTAAAAATGAAGGTTTGAATTTGATGTCATCAGTTAAATAATATACATATCCAGCTGTCAAAAAGTAATGTAAACGTTCTTTGGCAATATAACTTATCGAACCACTTCCTTTGTATTTATCAAAATGAGAGGTTTCGATAAAGTTTGGAACAGATAATCCAATATAGGAATTGTCAGAGTAAAAATAAACCCCAGCGCCTATATTAGGAGAAAATCTATTATCAACGTTGCCGTCACCAAAACTTTTATCGGGTGTTAAATAGGTAAGTTTGTTGAAATCAATATTAAGTAAATTCACAGATGCTTTAAGTCCGAATGATAATCTAAAGTTGTCTGAAGTTTGAACGCTGTATGAGAAATTGAAACCTACATCCGTTTCATCTGTTGGTCCGATTTTATCATTTAATATCGATAGTCCTAAACCCA from Flavobacterium ovatum carries:
- a CDS encoding type IX secretion system membrane protein PorP/SprF, with product MKSKITILILIFMTTFSYGQQDAQFTQYMYNSMSINPAYAGMREKMSIFVLHRTQWVGLEGAPVTNNVSIHSPINGGNMGLGLSILNDKIGPTDETDVGFNFSYSVQTSDNFRLSFGLKASVNLLNIDFNKLTYLTPDKSFGDGNVDNRFSPNIGAGVYFYSDNSYIGLSVPNFIETSHFDKYKGSGSISYIAKERLHYFLTAGYVYYLTDDIKFKPSFLTKITQGAPLQLDLSANFMVNEKFVAGLSYRWSAAVSAMVGFQATDSWFIGYGYDLETTKLAHYNSGSHEIFLRYELFNKYDRIVSPRFF
- a CDS encoding OmpA family protein: MKLKKIIYSTFLFLAALQAFSQKASVEAADKQYERFSFIDAIKTYERVAEKGYKDEKMFQKLGNAYYFNAELSKAGRWYEELFAMNANQEPEYYYRFSQCLKSIGEYKRANKVLEEFNAKSGNDQRAKLYASNKDYLEDIKANSGRFNIEDAGINSNYSDYGTAFFGNKLIFASARDTVGVYRRVFKWTNQSFTNLYSAEVTPNGRLGKPVRFANKINSKFHESTPIFTRDGKTMYFTRNNFLDGKKGKDSQKITLLKIYRASLENDKWTNIIELPFNSDDYSIAHPALSPDDKELYFASNMPGTLGQSDLFKVTINFDGTFSKPENLGKSINTEGRETFPFISDDNELYFASDGRPGLGGLDVFVTDIKGNTFSEVKNIGEPINGNKDDFGFFIDSKSRIGFFTSNRDGGHGYDDIYKFSETRKLKCEQNLFGTISENETGKPIDNARVSLLDENFTFIKETYTNATGKYRYKDIDCGKKYYVRAEKRDFETNEGKISIDKKMGDSELSIGLDKRIKMFGIGSDLAKTLNIPIIYFDLDKSFIRKDAAFELEKVLAVMKEYPKIKIDIRSHTDCRQTATYNEALSDRRAKSTRDWLIKNGIETSRLTAKGYGESQLLNDCSCEPTNNSNCSEEQHQLNRRSEFIVVAVD